ATTATAAAAATCGGTATATATGCTATAAGCTTTAGCAATGTAGTGGTAGTTAACCTCATGACGCATTCCTTTTATCTATAATTTTTTTAATTTCTGTAATAATACCTTGATACTCTCTAAAATTTGCTGAAATTTCAGAAATTTGAGAATTTTCAAGTTTGTATACACTTCTAGCTAGTGGTTTTATACCTAGACTTTTAGAAGTATCTTTTATTTTATCTAATATATTTGAGTATGATGATCTATCACCAAAGACCAGTGATTCGTGTAAAAATTCACTATTTTCATCTGTGTATTTGACAAGTTCATCTAGCATCTGTAAAAAACTATCCTCTTTTACACCAAGCTTATTGATGGTATATAAAAACCACTCCATGTCAACACTATCCTTGTTTGCGTTATTATGAAAGCTCTCTTCTTCAAGTCTTTTTACTTCTGAGCTGAAAGATTGCCTAAAGATGTTTGATATCAAAAAAGAATTGCTATATTTTCTATCTAAAGTTAGTGTTTGTAAGGCTTTTGGAAGCTCTTTTTTATAGCTAGGTGATAAAAAAACAACATAGTAATTTTCTATTTTTTCTACATACATCTGTGCTTTTATAACTTTATTATCTCTATCTCTTAGTTCGACATTTAAAGGTTTTTTACTATTTAACATAGACTCTATGTAAAAAGTTTCATCTCCTTTTTTGTTTACAAAAAGATCAGATATATCGCTATAAGATGAACAAAAACTACCAAAGCTCGGATAACCTACTAAATCTAGAACGCTCTTAGACATACCTAAGAGTTCAAAATTTGAGCTGTAAAGTAACATCTTATCCTTTCTATAAGAAATTTACGCCATATTTTACCATATATTTTTAGAATTTGTTGTTAAAAAGTTTATTTGTGGCTGTTTTTCCTATTAAATTTCTAATTTCTTCAGGCTCTGCGCTGTGAATTTTATCAAAAGTTCCATAAAAATTTAATAGTTTCTTAATCTTTCCTTCGCTAAGACCTAGTTTTAAAAGCTTTGATTTTTCTAAATCTGCTTTTGTTTTGCTTTTTCTATGAAAACTTATGGCAAAGCGGTGTGCTTCATCGCGAAGTTTTTGAAAAAACTGTAGTTTCTTATCATCAGGATTTAGGTTAAATACACCGTTTTTAGTATAAATTTTATCTTTAGCACTGCCTTTTGCTCTATAAGCTTTTGCATCAACTTTTTCTTTTGAGATCGCTATAACATCGCTATTTGCACCACTACTTTCAATGATGCTTATTGCTAAATCAAGAAGTGCTTTTCCCCCATCTATAACCCATAAATCTGGCGGACTTAACTTTGTAAAACGCTTAGCTCTTAGCGTTAAAAACTCACTCATTTGATCATAATCATTCTTTGATTTAAGGTAAGCATGGCGATAATTTTGCTTTAAAAAACCACTTTCATTATAAGCAATCATCGCTCCAACAATGGCTTCTCCCATCATATGAGAGTTATCAAAAGCTTCTATATTTACAGGTAAATTTGATAGATTAAAGTACTCTTTTATCTCGGCTAAAAGGCTAAAATCATGAGTTTTGATGTGTTTTAGTATATTAATTTCTGCGTTTTTCATTGCAATTTCACAAATTTTTCTTTTTTCACCTATTTTAGGGGTGATTATCTCAAATTTCTTATCGTGACGATTAGTTAAAATTTCAGTTAAAACATCGCTATCATCAATAGCGTGATAAGTATAAATTTTTGATGAAGCAACGGGCGAATTTAGAGGAAAAGCATCTAAAATAACTTGCCTATAAATTTCATTAATTTCACTAAAATCATTAGTTTTAGAGTTTGTTATCCTAAAATTTGAATTTGAAATTTTACCATCTCTAACGCTAAATCTAACCGCACAAATAAAGCCCTTTAAAACATTTATAGCAATAACTTCAAAGTCTTCAAGCCTAGCTAAATCAACTTCAACTTTAACATCAATCTCTTTTAGAAGCGTTATATTATCCCTAACTTTAGCAGCTTGCTCAAAATTCTCACTATTAGCAAGAGCAAACATCTTTTTTTCTAAATTTGGTACGAGAGTTGTTGGATTTTTAAGGGCTTTTATTGCGTTATTAACTATCTGTTTATAATCATCAGATGAAATTTTATTTTCACAAGGAGCAAGGCAGCGACTGATTTGATAGTAAAGACAGGCTTTTTTATCTTTGATGCAGTTTTTTCGCTGAACTAGAGGAAATTCTGTATATAAAATCTCTAAAATTTCTCTCCCACCTCTAAAATAAGGTCCAAAATATTTAATGTTAGAGCCTTTTATTACCTTTCTGGTAAGTTCAAAACGCGGAAATTCATCGTTTAAATTTATGTAAATATATGGATATGTTTTATCATCACGAAGCAAGATGTTGTATTTTGGGTTAAGCTGTTTGATAAAGGAATTTTCAAGTATTAAAGCATCACTTTCGCTTTTTGTAACTATATACTCAAGATGAACTGCCTCGTTTAGCATTTTTGAAATTCTAGAACTAACTCTAGGGCTTGAGCCAAATTCTGGTGTAAAACTAAAGTAGCTTTTAATGCGGTTTTTTAAATTTTTAGCTTTTCCAACATATAAAAGTTTACCGCTACTGTCAAAATACTGATAAACTCCTGGTAAATTTGGAAGAGTTTTTACCTCATTTTCTAGCAATTATTAGCTCCCTTATCTCTTCAAAAAGCTTAGAATTTTCCTCGTTTTTGATATTGTTTTGAAATTTGCCATCACTTTTTTCAATGTATGGCTGAATTTGAAGGCTCAATTTAACTCTTTGCTTAAATTTCTCCTTTTTCTTCATATATTCGGTTGCTACAAAGAATTTTATATCTGAAATTTCGCTTAAATTTGAGTTTGGTCTAAATTTTACAAAAGTTTTTAATAACTCTTTGATGATTTTTATGTTACTATCTTTTTTTAGTTCTAAAAGACCAAGTGGATGCTTACAAGCTATCATTAAAAGGTTATCTTTTTTATATATAAAAGCGATAACTTGTTTATGAGTAGGACTAAATAGCCCAAGCAGGTCTTGAAGATCAGCATTTTGACAATATAAAGGAAGATTATGAATTTCTCTAATGATATCTTTGGTGCTTTTCATAAAGTAATTATAGCAGTTTTACTCTTAATTTTTGTTGTAGGTTGTGGATATAAAGGACCGCCTGTTTATACTCCAAGAGATGTAAACACAACTACTTCTAGATAAATTTTAGTTAAATTTGATATAATAAGCGAAATTTTTTAAGGACGGATATGAAAACAGCAGACATCATTATA
The sequence above is a segment of the Campylobacter corcagiensis genome. Coding sequences within it:
- the uvrC gene encoding excinuclease ABC subunit UvrC; this encodes MLENEVKTLPNLPGVYQYFDSSGKLLYVGKAKNLKNRIKSYFSFTPEFGSSPRVSSRISKMLNEAVHLEYIVTKSESDALILENSFIKQLNPKYNILLRDDKTYPYIYINLNDEFPRFELTRKVIKGSNIKYFGPYFRGGREILEILYTEFPLVQRKNCIKDKKACLYYQISRCLAPCENKISSDDYKQIVNNAIKALKNPTTLVPNLEKKMFALANSENFEQAAKVRDNITLLKEIDVKVEVDLARLEDFEVIAINVLKGFICAVRFSVRDGKISNSNFRITNSKTNDFSEINEIYRQVILDAFPLNSPVASSKIYTYHAIDDSDVLTEILTNRHDKKFEIITPKIGEKRKICEIAMKNAEINILKHIKTHDFSLLAEIKEYFNLSNLPVNIEAFDNSHMMGEAIVGAMIAYNESGFLKQNYRHAYLKSKNDYDQMSEFLTLRAKRFTKLSPPDLWVIDGGKALLDLAISIIESSGANSDVIAISKEKVDAKAYRAKGSAKDKIYTKNGVFNLNPDDKKLQFFQKLRDEAHRFAISFHRKSKTKADLEKSKLLKLGLSEGKIKKLLNFYGTFDKIHSAEPEEIRNLIGKTATNKLFNNKF
- a CDS encoding lipoprotein codes for the protein MNFSNDIFGAFHKVIIAVLLLIFVVGCGYKGPPVYTPRDVNTTTSR